One genomic segment of Aquamicrobium sp. includes these proteins:
- a CDS encoding succinylglutamate desuccinylase/aspartoacylase family protein: protein MNSDRTMISTDIDFDRKGLQFGKLRLPHSVHRSAYGHIPIPIAVAANGEGPTVLLTGGVHGDEYEGPIALSRLAREIDVERVCGRIIIVPTLNQPAFVAGTRVSPIDGINLNRTFPGRRDGTATEMIAHYVTTELLPRADFLIDLHAGGSSLQYLPALLAPRWSDPGKAARVETLVTAFDAGNVIYFDSVRALSGEDRVIGNYADRNGVDFLTGEFGGGSSVNIDGLAMAERGVRGVLSHLGVLPAEKAPAPRKGPIRRLAMDDPGLYAFADRRGFFEPKFALGQTVAAGAVAGLIHDIDDPWATPVAVHFRSAGIAMCVRTFSLVEAGDCLGHLASEI from the coding sequence GTGAATTCCGACAGGACCATGATCTCGACCGACATCGATTTCGACCGGAAGGGGCTTCAGTTCGGCAAGCTGCGCCTGCCCCATTCGGTGCATCGCTCGGCCTACGGGCATATCCCGATCCCCATCGCCGTGGCCGCCAACGGCGAGGGACCGACGGTGCTGCTGACCGGCGGGGTGCACGGCGACGAATATGAGGGGCCCATCGCGCTGTCGCGGCTGGCGCGCGAGATCGACGTGGAGCGCGTCTGCGGGCGCATCATCATCGTGCCGACGCTCAACCAGCCCGCCTTCGTCGCCGGAACGCGGGTGTCGCCGATCGACGGCATCAACCTCAACCGCACCTTTCCCGGCCGGCGCGACGGGACGGCGACGGAGATGATCGCCCACTACGTCACCACCGAGCTGCTTCCCCGCGCCGACTTCCTGATCGACCTTCACGCCGGCGGCAGCTCGCTGCAATACCTGCCGGCGCTGCTCGCGCCGCGCTGGTCGGACCCCGGGAAGGCCGCGCGCGTCGAAACCCTGGTGACGGCGTTCGACGCCGGGAACGTCATCTACTTCGATTCCGTGCGCGCCCTCAGCGGCGAGGACCGGGTGATCGGCAACTACGCCGACCGCAACGGCGTCGATTTCCTGACCGGCGAGTTCGGCGGCGGCTCGAGCGTGAACATCGACGGGCTCGCCATGGCGGAAAGAGGCGTGCGCGGCGTGCTGTCGCATCTGGGCGTGCTGCCGGCCGAAAAGGCCCCCGCGCCGCGCAAGGGCCCGATCCGCCGCCTGGCGATGGATGATCCCGGCCTCTATGCCTTCGCCGACCGCCGCGGCTTCTTCGAGCCGAAATTCGCGCTCGGCCAGACCGTGGCGGCCGGGGCCGTCGCCGGGCTGATCCACGACATCGACGACCCTTGGGCGACGCCGGTGGCGGTCCATTTCCGCTCGGCCGGGATCGCGATGTGCGTGCGCACCTTCTCGCTGGTCGAGGCCGGCGATTGCCTCG